In a genomic window of Quercus lobata isolate SW786 chromosome 4, ValleyOak3.0 Primary Assembly, whole genome shotgun sequence:
- the LOC115985308 gene encoding NAC domain-containing protein JA2-like — translation MEMVGFRYDPTDEELMKILMKKVDDAEQTHLNHHFDFIVNDCEVYGKIPPWEIYDSHTHYHLHTFHRKLYVFTDLKTTGNRVCRAAACGTWLEKSKPKRIYDSQGNVIGIDRMLSFKAKDLHSAKLNKTNWIMHEFSLANQEFGRINTVLCVIYKLNKGSGSDCEEANGRGLKRAFSSTTNAAAVISLEPEPEPEMPSADDEEFAAWVSGCFSSTAAVIEEASTFNTTGVMSHGQEDVQAQEHKKRRLDADTFTDEEFAAWITDPTFPDEPLSQIFSDLPPLVEVCSQSKSDSVADADFDALITSLISDPVQSDEAWSKIFCI, via the coding sequence ATGGAGATGGTGGGGTTTCGATATGATCCTACAGATGAAGAGTTGATGAAGATTTTAATGAAGAAGGTCGACGATGCTGAACAAACTCACCTAAATcatcattttgattttattgtgAATGATTGTGAGGTATATGGCAAAATTCCTCCATGGGAAATATATGATTCTCATACCCACTATCATTTACACACTTTCCACCGCAAGCTCTACGTCTTCACCGACCTCAAAACAACCGGCAATCGTGTGTGCAGGGCTGCCGCTTGCGGAACCTGGCTTGAAAAAAGCAAGCCCAAAAGAATCTATGATTCTCAGGGCAATGTTATTGGGATCGACAGGATGCTCTCTTTTAAGGCCAAGGATCTTCATTCGGCCAAACTCAATAAAACTAATTGGATAATGCACGAGTTCTCCTTGGCAAATCAGGAATTTGGAAGAATCAACACAGTCCTCTGTGTCATCTATAAACTAAATAAAGGGTCAGGGTCAGATTGTGAGGAGGCCAACGGAAGAggtctcaaaagagctttttcTTCTACTACAAATGCTGCCGCTGTGATTTCACTTGAGCCTGAGCCTGAACCTGAGATGCCTAGTGCTGATGATGAAGAGTTTGCTGCATGGGTTTCTGGATGTTTTTCTTCTACTGCCGCTGTCATTGAAGAGGCCTCAACCTTCAATACAACTGGTGTGATGTCACATGGACAAGAAGATGTCCAAGCCcaagaacacaaaaaaagaCGGTTGGATGCTGATACTTTTACGGATGAAGAGTTTGCTGCATGGATAACTGATCCCACATTCCCAGATGAACCATTGAGTCAAATATTTTCTGATCTACCACCCCTGGTTGAAGTATGCAGTCAATCCAAATCAGACTCTGTTGCTGATGCTGATTTTGATGCATTAATTACTTCATTAATTTCTGATCCGGTACAATCCGACGAAGCATGGAGTAAAATCTTTTGTATATGa